CCATCATAGTTGCTCCATTAATAGTAAATAAACCGTCCCATGCTCCTTCTGGGCCATCTATTTCGAAAGCATGATCAGATTCTGAATCAGCTATACCTACAATGTTTGTTATTGTTCCATTGTAAGATTGATCAATATCAATTGCGTCATCTCCTTGGCTATGTACTGCTAGGTGTGAGGCGTTTACACTGCCACCAAAGAATTCAATACCATCATCGACATTTGCAACAACTTCAACGTGATGAATTTCTGTTCCTGTTCCTACACCACCCAGTGTCAATCCATTAATTTCATTACCTTCTCCTAGTAGCGTTCCACCATGACGAATTTGAACATATTTAAATACACCAGAATTATCTGCATCATTAGTTCCACCGTATAATCCATTTGTATCGTCTGCAGGAATTCCTTCAATTTGAACCGCTTCAGCATCTGCTGAAATACCAGCATTACCTAATATAATCACACCGCCCCATAATCCTTTATATGAAGGATCAAGATTAGCAAATCCAGGATATGATGAATGATCGTTAGTTATTTCATCAGCTGAAGAAGTGAATATAATAGGTTGAGCAGCTGTTCCATTAGCAAATACTTTACCACCTCTTGCAACAATAAATGCACAAGCATTAGCTTCTTGTCCAGCATTTGCTTTAATAACAGTTCCTGCTTCAATTGTAAGTTCAACACCACTTGGAACCACAACACGTCCGTCCAATGTGTAAACATTGTCAGATGTCCAAGTTGTATTTTCTGTAATTACACCAGAGTATGTAGTTGTTACAGTAGGCTCTGGTGGAGTTGTACTATCGCTTCCTCCGCATGCAACTAAGACAGATAGAGCAAGAATTGATAAAAAGTTTAAATAGTTCTTTTTCATTTTTTTTTGATTAGGTTAAAAATTTTTATGCAAACAAATACATTTTAAATTAACATAGCGTTTACTGAATATTATATAAAAAACAACTATACATTAAGTGAATGTTAAAATAAATTGTTAGCAGCCAAAAGATTTAACTATTCAATAATAAATGATCTTGATGAAGGGTTGAATGGAGTTTTTATTATTTCACCATTGGCGTCCAAAAGCTCAAGTTTAACTGATATTTCACCTTTTTCTAATCCATTAATTAAATATGGACGCCATTCATATAAAATAAACTCTTGATTTTGAATTGTTGCTCTAACTTTATTGCCATTTTTTGAAATACTAGTATTCACTAGATAAAAGTCTAATAAAATCTCTTTTGAATCTTCTAATTTATAGATTCCCTTAGGTCTACTGTAAAACAGAAATTCATTATTTAAGTCGTATTGATCTCCAGTTTGGGTTAAAATAAATGCATTTTCATTTTTAACAGACTCGTGATATGATCTTGATAAAAAAGCAAGAATTACATTATTGTTTGAGTCTAATTTATGTTCAAAACTTGCTGAATACTTAGCAAAATATGGATCGTTATTTAATATCAGGTGAATATGTTGACCTTTTTTAGAATTAGCTAATTTAAATGCATTTTCATTATCTGTCTGAATTCCTAATCCAAAATTTTGAATATCAAAATTAAAACTATAATTGTTATCCTCTTTTTTTGTTAATTCTATTAAATTTAATTTAGCTTCTTCTAATCTGTCTGATTTTTCAAGTTTTGTTAATGATATTTGAGATTGATTTGAGCATGATATCAACAAAAAGAATATGTAAAAATATTTTATAACCTTCATTTTTTTTTGTAAAATTAATTATTTAGATGTAATATCTTTATATTTATTATAAATTTGAAAATTATTTATATATGAAACCAAAAGTTTTAGTTGTTGATGATGAAGATGATATTCTTGAATTTATTAGCTATAATCTTGTCAAAGAAGGATTTGAGGTTAAATTGGCAAACAACGGAATTGAAGCTATTGAAATAGCAAAAAAGTTCCTTCCAGACTTAATTATCTTAGATGTTATGATGCCAGACATGGATGGCATTACTACATGTCATAGAATTAAATCTATTAAAGATCTTTCTGAAACAATTATTACTTTTCTTTCTGCCAGATCAGAAGACTACACTCAAATAGCTGGACTTGATTCCGGAGCGGACGACTATATTACAAAGCCAATTCGACCCCGCCTATTAATAAGTCGTGTAAATGCTTTGCTAAGAAGAAAATCAGAATTTAATAATCAAAATCAAATAGTTAATATTGGAGACCTTTCTTTAGACTCTGAAAAATTTATTTTAAAATACAAAAATAATCTAGTTGACATTACAAAAAAAGAGTTTGCACTTTATGAATTACTTCTGTCAAAGCCCGGGAAGGTTTTTAAAAGACAAGAAATATTAGAAAAAGTATGGGGTAATGATATAATAATTGGAGATAGAACGATTGATGTTCACATAAGAAAAATTAGATCCAAAACTAATCCAAATTATATTAAAACAATTAAAGGGGTAGGGTATAAATTTGAATGCTAATGATAAAATTTAATAATCCAAAAACAATTTCATTTTATTCATCACTTTTATTAGCGATTTTAACATCATTACTATTTTTATTAATTACTTACGCTAGAGGAAATTTCGACCTTACGAATCCTATAATAATTTTTTTATTGGTTTTAGGTTTATGCTACTTTACTAATAATTTAATATTAACCAATTTCATAAGTGAAAAAGTAAAAGTCATATATAAAACCATTCTTAGTCAAAAAGGAATTTCTGAAAAAATTGAGACAGATTTAGAAAAAGTAAATAATGATGTTTTTATTTTTTTGAATCGTAATAAATCTGAATTAGATGAATTAAAAAAAATGGAAACCTTCAGAAGAGAATTCATTGGAAATATATCTCATGAACTAAAAACTCCTGTTTTTAATATGCAGGGTTTTATCCATACTCTTATAG
The window above is part of the Flavobacteriales bacterium genome. Proteins encoded here:
- a CDS encoding response regulator transcription factor, giving the protein MKPKVLVVDDEDDILEFISYNLVKEGFEVKLANNGIEAIEIAKKFLPDLIILDVMMPDMDGITTCHRIKSIKDLSETIITFLSARSEDYTQIAGLDSGADDYITKPIRPRLLISRVNALLRRKSEFNNQNQIVNIGDLSLDSEKFILKYKNNLVDITKKEFALYELLLSKPGKVFKRQEILEKVWGNDIIIGDRTIDVHIRKIRSKTNPNYIKTIKGVGYKFEC